One genomic region from Candidatus Endomicrobiellum trichonymphae encodes:
- a CDS encoding dihydrolipoyl dehydrogenase family protein: MNFNKYDIAVIGLGPGGFTAAVRAAQLGAKVAVIEKSFTGGTCLNCGCIPTKFLWQSLKTKQKIQKSYEYGFKAVLEPVIFSDIIAKKDKNIANIRKGMEMVLASHKLDVIIGSALFKDKNTLTVLNNERGTVSEDVIYEVLADKIIIASGTKPSIIKGSAFDGSKVISSTEVLNLKEIPKNMLIIGGGAIGVEMATIFSGFGCQVTLSEYENCLLPNEDEEISEEIRKNLLRHGVNVLTSCADALDDIDKYEKVLIVTGRTPNNDLGLDNIGIKMAKKGFIETNEFCQTNIENIYAVGDIAGKNLLAYTAQNEGALTAENVVRGNFIAVDNFIVPQAVFAMPQSASVKVLDFSKYQDVVFGKFPFTASGRAFIENERAGFVKCAVDKTTKKPLAFWIVGAHSDELINTASQILKSGMEYISRETMFHPSFSESLLNAYEYALGKCTELVKNKD, translated from the coding sequence ATGAATTTTAATAAATATGATATTGCTGTCATAGGTTTGGGACCGGGTGGATTTACTGCTGCTGTAAGAGCAGCTCAGCTTGGAGCAAAAGTTGCAGTAATAGAGAAATCTTTTACCGGTGGCACTTGTTTAAACTGCGGGTGTATTCCAACAAAATTTTTGTGGCAGTCGCTAAAAACAAAACAAAAAATCCAAAAATCTTATGAATACGGTTTTAAGGCGGTTTTAGAACCAGTTATCTTTTCAGATATAATTGCAAAAAAAGACAAAAATATTGCCAATATTAGAAAAGGGATGGAGATGGTACTGGCTTCACATAAATTGGATGTTATAATCGGCTCCGCTTTGTTTAAAGATAAAAACACTCTCACGGTTTTGAATAATGAAAGAGGCACAGTTTCAGAAGATGTAATCTACGAAGTCCTTGCAGATAAAATTATTATCGCTTCGGGCACAAAACCTTCAATAATAAAAGGTTCTGCCTTTGACGGCAGTAAAGTAATAAGTTCGACAGAGGTTTTAAATCTTAAAGAAATCCCGAAAAATATGCTTATAATAGGTGGCGGAGCGATAGGTGTTGAAATGGCGACGATATTTTCGGGATTTGGCTGTCAGGTAACTCTATCTGAATATGAAAATTGCCTGCTTCCAAATGAAGATGAAGAAATATCTGAAGAAATAAGAAAAAATTTGTTAAGGCATGGTGTTAATGTGCTGACTTCATGTGCTGATGCGCTTGATGACATAGACAAATATGAAAAAGTATTGATAGTTACTGGCAGAACGCCGAACAATGACTTAGGTTTGGATAATATCGGAATTAAAATGGCAAAGAAAGGTTTTATAGAAACGAACGAGTTTTGCCAAACAAATATAGAAAATATTTATGCCGTAGGAGACATTGCTGGGAAAAATTTGCTTGCATATACTGCCCAAAACGAAGGAGCCTTAACTGCTGAAAATGTTGTTAGAGGGAATTTTATTGCAGTCGATAACTTTATTGTCCCGCAAGCTGTTTTTGCAATGCCGCAAAGCGCTTCGGTAAAAGTATTAGATTTTTCAAAATATCAAGATGTTGTCTTCGGGAAATTTCCGTTTACTGCAAGCGGCAGGGCTTTTATTGAAAACGAACGTGCGGGTTTTGTAAAATGCGCTGTTGATAAGACAACAAAAAAACCGTTAGCTTTTTGGATTGTCGGCGCGCATTCCGACGAACTCATAAATACAGCTTCTCAGATTCTCAAAAGCGGTATGGAATATATATCAAGAGAAACAATGTTCCATCCGTCGTTTAGCGAAAGTCTGCTGAACGCCTATGAATACGCGCTCGGAAAATGTACGGAACTGGTTAAGAATAAGGATTGA
- a CDS encoding DNA adenine methylase: protein MLFEEYKYFDYRFPEPQYLGAKHTHLSWINKFMPDGISVVLDAFSGSQSVSFLFKQLGFKTITNDFLNFNNQIGKALIENKSYTLDSNDLAILFQPATNKDDFDLIEKTFTDIFFEREEAIFLDNFRANISLLENEYKKAVAFTVINRSITRKITMGHFGHMQALVYANEGETEV, encoded by the coding sequence ATGCTTTTTGAAGAATATAAATATTTTGATTACAGATTTCCTGAGCCGCAATATTTAGGAGCAAAACATACCCATTTGTCATGGATAAATAAATTTATGCCAGATGGAATTTCTGTTGTGCTTGATGCTTTTTCAGGTTCTCAATCTGTCAGTTTCCTCTTTAAGCAATTAGGATTTAAAACCATAACCAACGACTTCCTCAATTTCAACAATCAAATAGGCAAGGCCTTAATTGAAAATAAATCATATACATTAGACAGTAATGACTTAGCGATTCTTTTTCAGCCAGCAACCAACAAAGATGATTTTGATTTAATTGAAAAGACATTTACCGATATATTTTTTGAAAGGGAAGAAGCCATATTTTTAGATAATTTTAGAGCCAACATTTCTTTATTGGAAAATGAATACAAGAAGGCTGTTGCATTTACAGTAATCAATCGAAGTATAACTAGAAAAATAACAATGGGACATTTCGGTCATATGCAGGCTTTAGTCTATGCAAATGAAGGCGAAACAGAAGTTTAA
- a CDS encoding AAA family ATPase, whose protein sequence is MKIKKLIVFNFKRFSFIEINFKQNINVIVGDNESGKSSILSAIDLVLSGSIHKIETLGLV, encoded by the coding sequence ATGAAAATTAAAAAACTCATAGTATTTAATTTTAAGAGGTTCAGTTTTATTGAAATCAATTTTAAACAAAATATTAACGTCATTGTTGGAGATAATGAATCGGGTAAAAGTTCTATTCTATCGGCAATAGACTTAGTTTTATCGGGAAGTATACATAAAATTGAAACACTGGGATTAGTTTAA
- the pgi gene encoding glucose-6-phosphate isomerase, with the protein MSKFGLKNTPQWQGLEKNYREIKKIHLRELFKDENRFNKFSIRDNDLGITFDYSKNIINSDTFKLLIEFVKAAKVTEYAKKMFSGEKINWTEKRAVLHTALRNRSNMPIYVNGKDVMPEIKAVLKKMENFSNDLRSGKWVGATGKKVTDVVNIGIGGSDLGPKMVCESLKYYADGPNVYFVSNIDGADIYEVLKKLNPETTLFIVASKTFTTLETITNALTARKWLTDKLGDKAVANHFVALSTNVKKVKEFGIDENNMFEFWSFVGGRYSLWSAIGLPIACYVGFDKFIELLDGAYYIDQHFLNAPYEKNIPVIMAALGVWYNNFFGASSHAVLPYSQYLNKFPAYLQQGDMESNGKTINFEGRRVDYGTGPIIWGESGTNGQHSFYQLIHQGTKFIPCDFIGFVNPPEKIGDHHEKLMANYFAQTEALAFGLTKEEATKNLKKAGISPADIKILTPHKIFEGNKPTNSILFDELTPRTLGALIALYEHKIFTQGIMWRINSFDQWGVELGKVLANVILPELKGQTDNNHDNSTKNLIKIFNSNKK; encoded by the coding sequence ATGAGCAAATTTGGGCTTAAGAACACACCGCAATGGCAAGGTCTTGAGAAGAATTATAGAGAAATTAAAAAGATTCATTTAAGAGAGTTGTTTAAAGATGAAAACAGATTTAACAAGTTTTCTATACGTGACAACGATTTAGGCATAACCTTTGATTATTCAAAAAATATCATAAATTCAGATACTTTCAAACTCTTGATAGAATTTGTAAAAGCTGCAAAGGTAACAGAATACGCAAAAAAGATGTTTTCGGGAGAAAAGATAAACTGGACTGAAAAAAGAGCTGTTTTGCATACGGCTCTCAGAAATAGAAGCAATATGCCCATTTATGTTAACGGAAAAGACGTTATGCCTGAAATCAAGGCAGTTCTTAAAAAAATGGAGAATTTCAGCAATGATTTAAGAAGCGGCAAATGGGTTGGTGCAACAGGCAAAAAAGTTACGGATGTTGTAAACATCGGTATAGGCGGATCGGATTTAGGTCCTAAAATGGTTTGTGAGTCGCTAAAATACTATGCCGACGGGCCGAATGTTTATTTTGTATCCAACATTGACGGCGCAGATATATACGAAGTATTAAAAAAATTAAATCCGGAAACTACTCTTTTTATAGTTGCTTCAAAAACTTTCACAACTCTTGAAACGATTACAAATGCTTTGACCGCAAGAAAGTGGCTTACTGATAAGCTCGGCGATAAAGCTGTTGCAAATCACTTTGTTGCTCTTTCCACGAACGTAAAAAAAGTTAAAGAGTTCGGTATTGACGAAAACAATATGTTTGAATTCTGGAGTTTTGTCGGCGGTAGATATTCGCTATGGTCTGCAATAGGTTTGCCGATTGCCTGTTATGTCGGTTTTGATAAATTTATCGAACTTTTAGATGGCGCTTACTATATAGATCAGCATTTCTTAAATGCTCCTTATGAAAAAAATATACCCGTGATTATGGCTGCTTTAGGTGTTTGGTATAACAATTTTTTTGGAGCTTCAAGCCACGCAGTTCTGCCTTACAGCCAGTATCTGAACAAATTTCCCGCATATCTGCAACAGGGAGATATGGAAAGCAACGGTAAAACTATAAATTTTGAAGGGCGTAGAGTTGATTATGGAACCGGACCGATAATTTGGGGCGAGTCGGGTACGAACGGACAGCATTCTTTTTACCAGCTTATTCATCAAGGAACAAAATTTATTCCATGTGATTTTATAGGTTTTGTAAACCCGCCTGAAAAAATCGGCGATCATCACGAAAAACTTATGGCAAACTATTTTGCCCAGACGGAAGCTTTGGCTTTCGGACTTACTAAAGAGGAAGCTACTAAAAATCTGAAAAAAGCTGGTATTTCTCCTGCAGATATAAAAATTCTTACTCCGCATAAAATATTTGAAGGCAATAAACCTACAAATAGTATATTATTTGATGAGCTTACACCTAGAACTCTAGGAGCTTTGATTGCATTATACGAACATAAAATATTCACTCAAGGAATTATGTGGCGCATCAACAGTTTTGATCAGTGGGGAGTCGAGCTTGGAAAAGTTTTGGCAAATGTTATTCTGCCTGAACTTAAAGGGCAAACCGACAATAATCATGATAATTCAACAAAAAATTTAATAAAAATTTTCAATTCCAACAAAAAATAG
- the gcvT gene encoding glycine cleavage system aminomethyltransferase GcvT: MKRTYLFDEHKKLGAKFTEFGGWEMPVQYTSIIDEHNAVRTNVGVFDTAHMGTFAVTGENAEKFLNYVTLGNISGLPDKKARYSMILNEEGGIKDDIIVYKFGSEYMIVVNAGNLEKDFNWLSKHKMEKVEIKNISSDISLIAIQGPKSAEILQSVSETDIKSMKYFTVSILKLKDISVDFYRVARTGYTGEDGFEIFISKEQVNKFWKKLMSLSVKPCGLGCRDTLRLEACMPLHGHEIGENINPIDAGFQKIINWDNDFIGKNRLLLLKDKSMKKSIAFECTSGIARNSNEIFSGNKKVGYVTSGSFSPTLKKAIGIALIDADAGTDELEVEIHNNRKKIKTVTKPFYKKQK; encoded by the coding sequence ATGAAAAGAACGTATTTGTTTGACGAGCATAAAAAGCTTGGAGCAAAATTTACTGAATTCGGCGGCTGGGAAATGCCGGTGCAATATACATCAATTATTGACGAGCATAATGCCGTGAGAACAAATGTCGGTGTATTTGATACGGCTCATATGGGAACTTTTGCAGTAACCGGAGAAAATGCTGAAAAGTTTTTGAATTATGTTACGCTTGGAAATATATCTGGACTGCCTGATAAAAAAGCAAGATACTCAATGATATTAAATGAAGAAGGAGGCATAAAAGACGATATTATAGTTTATAAATTCGGCAGTGAATATATGATTGTAGTAAATGCCGGAAATCTGGAAAAAGATTTTAACTGGTTAAGCAAACATAAAATGGAAAAAGTCGAAATAAAAAATATAAGCAGCGATATTTCTCTTATCGCGATACAAGGTCCTAAGTCTGCCGAAATATTACAAAGCGTTTCTGAAACAGATATAAAAAGTATGAAATATTTTACAGTTTCAATATTAAAACTGAAAGATATTAGTGTAGATTTTTACAGAGTTGCAAGAACTGGTTATACGGGAGAAGATGGCTTTGAAATTTTTATCTCAAAAGAGCAGGTAAATAAATTTTGGAAAAAACTTATGAGTCTTTCGGTAAAACCCTGCGGACTCGGCTGTCGCGATACTTTGAGATTAGAAGCTTGTATGCCTTTACACGGACATGAAATTGGCGAGAATATAAATCCTATTGACGCCGGATTTCAAAAGATAATAAATTGGGATAACGATTTCATAGGTAAAAACAGGCTGTTGCTTCTAAAAGATAAGTCTATGAAAAAATCAATAGCGTTTGAATGTACATCAGGTATTGCAAGAAATTCAAATGAAATTTTTTCGGGGAATAAAAAAGTCGGATATGTAACAAGCGGTTCTTTTTCTCCCACATTAAAAAAAGCAATAGGTATAGCGTTGATTGATGCCGATGCCGGCACGGATGAATTGGAAGTTGAGATTCATAATAACAGAAAAAAGATAAAAACAGTTACTAAACCGTTTTATAAGAAACAAAAATGA
- the rlmN gene encoding 23S rRNA (adenine(2503)-C(2))-methyltransferase RlmN encodes MKQNYKKYILDLNDAQFNRAVKPIIEQDYRINQIIEWIYAKKAVSFESFTNIPKELRNKLDEKFFLRTLKIVKKEKSLIDSTIRYTFRTADKKYFFAVFLPANGKNSVCISSQIGCPIMCAFCSSGKTKLARNLSRGEIIEQILQVENDTKEKISGILFMGMGEPMLNFNNLISVLNSLLSSKEFGIGKRHITVSSVGIVPAVKKLADDNFGVRLALSLHAVDERQRKKLVPDNLGFSIEDILKAGKYYLKKTNSHLTIEYVLVKGINVSSADAHKLARLLKRCDLINSDVQVNLIPFNPVTDVQFQRPDKKSINKFKSILKLNGITVNVRQSKGANINAACGQLGY; translated from the coding sequence TTGAAACAGAATTATAAAAAATACATATTAGATCTAAATGATGCACAGTTTAATAGGGCTGTAAAACCCATAATTGAGCAAGACTATAGAATAAATCAGATTATTGAATGGATTTATGCAAAAAAGGCTGTCTCTTTTGAAAGTTTTACAAATATTCCGAAAGAACTGAGGAACAAACTTGACGAAAAGTTTTTCTTAAGAACATTAAAAATAGTAAAGAAAGAAAAATCTCTAATTGACAGTACAATAAGATATACTTTCCGGACAGCAGACAAAAAATATTTTTTTGCCGTTTTTCTTCCTGCAAACGGTAAAAATTCGGTGTGTATTTCGTCGCAGATAGGCTGTCCAATAATGTGTGCTTTCTGTTCGTCAGGAAAAACCAAACTTGCAAGAAATTTAAGCAGAGGGGAAATAATAGAACAGATTTTACAGGTTGAGAACGATACTAAAGAAAAAATCTCAGGTATTTTATTTATGGGTATGGGCGAGCCTATGCTTAATTTTAATAACCTTATTTCCGTTTTAAATTCGCTTTTATCGAGCAAAGAGTTTGGCATAGGCAAAAGACATATAACGGTTTCAAGCGTAGGTATCGTTCCAGCAGTAAAAAAACTCGCAGATGACAATTTCGGTGTTCGACTTGCTCTTTCTCTGCATGCTGTCGATGAAAGACAAAGAAAAAAATTAGTTCCGGACAATCTCGGTTTTAGCATTGAAGATATATTGAAAGCGGGAAAATACTATCTTAAAAAAACAAACTCACATCTTACAATAGAATACGTTCTCGTGAAAGGAATTAACGTATCCTCAGCAGACGCACATAAGCTTGCAAGACTGCTGAAACGGTGCGACCTTATTAATTCTGACGTTCAGGTAAATCTGATACCTTTTAATCCTGTAACTGACGTGCAATTTCAAAGACCGGATAAGAAATCAATTAACAAATTTAAAAGTATACTGAAACTTAACGGTATTACAGTTAACGTAAGACAGTCAAAAGGGGCGAATATTAACGCCGCCTGCGGACAATTAGGCTATTGA
- a CDS encoding proline--tRNA ligase has translation MFFSKMLIPTLKEAPSDADIVSVKLMVRSGMIRKLASGFYELLPLGLKVLRKVENIIRQEMNSAGGQEVIFPLVFPKALWLETDRWNAYGKELFKLKDRKDAEFCLAPTAEEVVTDLIRKDIKSYKQLPVMLYQFGTKFRDEIRPRFGVMRSREFLMKDAYSFHADEADLEKYYKTMFDAYTNICIKCGFQFRAVEAASGVIGGSFSHEFMVLTDTGEEEMTWCSCGYGANSAKTECLKIEQSKEEPLPSEEIFTTDVCAIEDVAKLLNLSPKKFIKTMIYIADKKPVAVLVRGDYEINEIKLQTLLGADGMLLADEQTVISVTNAPIGFAGPAGLKNIKIIADLSVAELSNALTGANKKDYHLKNVNFKRDYNADIVADIRKVKRGDTCPRCKKEELKFSRGIEIGHTFKLGDKYSKSMNASYLDANGKEKFIIMGCYGIGVTRILAAIIEQSHDDDGIIWTNNIAPFEVVIVPLNYADEKTKETTEKIYKELSSKGLDVLIDDRDERAGIKFKDADLIGIPYRITISEKNLANGNVELKARRDGKDDAVRLFKPEGVVIELLKIFKK, from the coding sequence ATGTTTTTTTCAAAAATGCTTATTCCCACATTAAAAGAAGCTCCGTCAGATGCTGATATAGTCTCCGTAAAACTTATGGTAAGATCTGGAATGATACGTAAACTAGCGTCGGGATTTTATGAATTATTGCCCTTAGGACTTAAAGTTTTAAGAAAGGTTGAAAATATAATAAGACAGGAAATGAACAGTGCGGGTGGACAAGAAGTAATCTTTCCTTTGGTTTTTCCTAAAGCTTTGTGGTTGGAAACCGATAGATGGAATGCTTATGGAAAAGAACTTTTCAAGCTTAAAGACAGAAAAGATGCTGAGTTTTGTCTTGCTCCGACTGCGGAAGAAGTAGTAACCGATTTGATAAGGAAAGATATTAAGTCATATAAACAGCTTCCTGTTATGCTGTATCAATTTGGGACAAAGTTCAGAGATGAAATACGTCCGCGTTTTGGTGTGATGCGCTCGAGAGAATTTTTAATGAAAGATGCTTATTCGTTTCATGCCGATGAAGCCGACTTAGAAAAATACTATAAAACTATGTTTGACGCCTATACAAATATATGTATAAAATGCGGTTTTCAATTCCGTGCCGTTGAAGCAGCATCGGGCGTAATCGGCGGATCATTTTCTCACGAGTTTATGGTTTTGACAGATACTGGCGAAGAAGAGATGACATGGTGTAGCTGCGGTTACGGTGCAAACAGCGCAAAAACCGAATGCTTAAAAATCGAACAATCCAAAGAAGAACCGCTTCCCTCGGAAGAAATATTTACTACGGATGTCTGTGCTATCGAAGACGTTGCAAAACTTTTGAATTTGTCTCCTAAGAAATTTATAAAAACAATGATATATATTGCAGACAAAAAACCTGTTGCTGTTTTAGTAAGAGGAGATTACGAGATAAACGAAATAAAACTTCAGACTCTGCTCGGTGCAGATGGAATGCTGCTTGCAGATGAACAGACTGTTATTTCCGTTACAAATGCGCCGATAGGTTTTGCAGGTCCTGCCGGACTTAAAAACATAAAAATTATAGCCGATTTGTCTGTCGCTGAATTATCAAATGCGCTGACAGGCGCAAACAAGAAAGATTATCACCTAAAGAATGTAAACTTCAAAAGGGATTACAATGCAGACATAGTTGCCGATATAAGAAAAGTTAAACGCGGCGATACTTGCCCCAGATGTAAAAAAGAAGAATTAAAATTTTCAAGAGGCATTGAAATAGGACATACTTTTAAACTGGGTGACAAATATTCAAAATCAATGAATGCCTCGTATCTTGATGCAAACGGGAAAGAAAAATTTATTATTATGGGCTGTTATGGGATAGGAGTCACAAGAATACTTGCCGCAATAATAGAACAGTCTCATGACGATGACGGTATAATATGGACTAACAATATTGCCCCGTTTGAAGTTGTAATTGTTCCTCTGAATTACGCAGATGAAAAAACTAAAGAAACAACGGAGAAAATATACAAAGAACTATCTTCAAAAGGATTAGATGTTTTAATTGATGACAGAGATGAAAGAGCCGGAATTAAGTTTAAAGATGCCGACCTTATAGGCATTCCTTACAGAATAACAATCAGCGAAAAAAATCTCGCAAACGGGAACGTAGAATTAAAAGCAAGAAGAGACGGCAAAGATGATGCCGTCAGGCTTTTCAAACCGGAAGGAGTTGTAATTGAATTGTTAAAGATATTTAAAAAGTAA
- a CDS encoding ATP-dependent nuclease, whose translation MTIIEDDIDLQNHVKGRQCFIKNEDELDIILLEEPENHLSHINMLNLIERLNKSPNKQLFITTHNSLISAQLDLRNSTLLNSSSKESIDLEKLSEETVKFFIKSPYNNILEFILSSKVILVEGDTEYILLEKFFELETGEKIKFIRYAYYFCWRKEIQKIYGSS comes from the coding sequence TTGACAATTATCGAAGACGATATTGATTTACAAAATCATGTTAAAGGAAGACAATGTTTCATAAAAAATGAAGATGAACTTGATATAATTCTGTTAGAAGAACCTGAAAATCATTTAAGTCATATCAATATGCTGAATTTGATAGAAAGACTTAATAAATCCCCAAATAAACAGTTATTTATAACGACGCATAATAGTTTGATTAGTGCTCAATTGGATTTGCGTAATTCTACTTTGTTAAACAGTAGTAGCAAAGAATCTATTGACCTAGAGAAATTAAGTGAAGAAACAGTGAAATTTTTTATTAAATCACCATACAACAACATATTAGAATTTATATTGTCAAGTAAAGTAATTCTTGTTGAAGGTGACACAGAATATATATTGCTTGAGAAGTTTTTTGAATTAGAAACTGGGGAAAAAATCAAATTTATCAGATATGCATATTATTTCTGTTGGAGGAAAGAGATTCAAAAGATATATGGAAGTAGCTAG
- the greA gene encoding transcription elongation factor GreA, with the protein MSEIYLTREGRKKLIKELNELQKRKPLIQDEIASAREHGDLRENAEYCAAKETLANLIRRIMELTSKIACAKIIEEQNIDSDKVFIGVTVTIKDEYGADYQYAIVDLEEADPAANRISIQSPLAQGLLGHTAGETVAVELPAGKTKFKILKISRYQGN; encoded by the coding sequence ATGTCAGAAATTTATTTAACCAGGGAAGGAAGAAAAAAACTTATTAAAGAATTAAACGAACTTCAAAAAAGAAAGCCGCTGATTCAAGATGAAATTGCAAGTGCAAGAGAACACGGGGATTTAAGAGAGAATGCGGAATATTGTGCCGCAAAAGAAACACTCGCTAATCTTATACGCAGAATTATGGAGCTTACCTCAAAAATAGCCTGTGCAAAAATTATTGAAGAACAGAATATTGATTCTGACAAAGTATTTATAGGCGTTACCGTAACAATAAAGGATGAATATGGTGCGGATTATCAATATGCCATAGTAGATTTAGAAGAAGCAGATCCTGCCGCAAACAGAATATCAATACAGTCTCCGCTTGCTCAGGGATTGCTGGGACATACAGCCGGCGAAACAGTTGCAGTTGAGCTGCCAGCAGGCAAAACAAAATTTAAAATATTAAAAATTTCAAGATATCAGGGAAATTAA
- a CDS encoding TOPRIM nucleotidyl transferase/hydrolase domain-containing protein, whose protein sequence is MHIISVGGKRFKRYMEVARLLKIKTAVITDNDKDYQKK, encoded by the coding sequence ATGCATATTATTTCTGTTGGAGGAAAGAGATTCAAAAGATATATGGAAGTAGCTAGGCTATTAAAAATAAAGACAGCTGTCATTACGGACAATGATAAGGACTATCAAAAAAAATGA
- the nusB gene encoding transcription antitermination factor NusB, whose translation MGTRRKARECSLHMLYAVDNCNVPIESIYNSFAVYFPKGEAYRMFALDLFKGVCDNKEDLDSLIKQCAKNWEIERMAAVDRNIIRLATYEIMATTNIPIRVIIDEAVEISKKYSTKDSSKFVNGILDKLKKIRTQKNQKNLE comes from the coding sequence ATGGGTACCCGAAGAAAAGCAAGAGAATGTTCTTTGCATATGCTTTATGCAGTGGATAACTGTAATGTTCCAATTGAAAGCATATACAATTCTTTTGCCGTGTATTTCCCTAAAGGTGAAGCTTATAGAATGTTTGCATTAGATTTGTTTAAAGGAGTTTGCGATAATAAAGAAGATTTAGACTCTTTGATTAAGCAGTGCGCAAAAAACTGGGAAATTGAAAGAATGGCAGCTGTTGATCGCAACATTATACGTCTTGCAACTTATGAAATTATGGCTACTACAAATATTCCAATCAGGGTTATAATAGACGAAGCTGTAGAAATTTCTAAAAAGTATTCTACAAAAGATTCAAGTAAATTTGTCAACGGCATTTTAGATAAGCTTAAAAAGATAAGAACGCAGAAAAATCAAAAAAATTTAGAATAA
- a CDS encoding AAA family ATPase, whose amino-acid sequence MVERKLILAVAGSGKTKYLIDRLNLKERFVIVTYTNTNLNLIKNRIVKRFGYYPDNIRTQEYFGFLYNFCIKPFVLFKYKVKGICFNRPKRLYSQECINEERRFYYNRLGKFAEDEGIIDDIKARLERFYDYLFFDEFQDLGGHDFNFITQIAQANIGFLFVGDFFQNTYVTSDDRSVNCNLYKDLEKYCRKLKQKKCVD is encoded by the coding sequence ATGGTTGAGAGAAAACTAATATTAGCTGTAGCAGGTTCAGGGAAAACTAAGTACTTAATAGATCGTTTAAATTTGAAAGAACGATTTGTCATTGTTACATATACAAATACAAACCTCAATTTAATAAAAAATAGAATTGTAAAAAGATTTGGGTATTATCCAGATAATATCAGAACTCAAGAATATTTTGGGTTTTTATACAATTTTTGCATTAAGCCTTTTGTACTTTTTAAATATAAAGTAAAAGGAATATGTTTTAACAGACCGAAAAGATTGTATTCGCAAGAATGTATAAATGAGGAAAGACGTTTTTATTACAATCGTTTGGGTAAATTTGCTGAAGACGAAGGTATAATTGATGATATAAAGGCGAGACTTGAGAGATTTTACGATTATTTGTTTTTTGATGAGTTTCAGGATTTAGGCGGTCATGATTTTAATTTTATAACTCAAATTGCTCAAGCAAATATTGGTTTTTTATTTGTCGGAGATTTTTTTCAAAACACTTATGTGACAAGTGATGACAGGAGCGTAAATTGCAATCTATACAAAGATTTAGAAAAATATTGCCGTAAACTTAAACAAAAAAAATGTGTTGATTGA
- a CDS encoding DUF1828 domain-containing protein — protein sequence MHVHRRQQKLTKGKECHIQIHTAFVDNHDEFITVLVKATKHPDEHWVILTDDGYIINDLCKSGIKLDSLGGKKLLENILSNFGVVRAEYPTRTDRKSFVPTKVIFIHGCTN from the coding sequence TTGCACGTACATAGACGGCAGCAAAAACTTACAAAAGGGAAAGAATGTCATATTCAAATACACACAGCTTTTGTCGATAATCATGATGAATTTATAACAGTTTTAGTAAAAGCAACAAAACACCCAGATGAACATTGGGTAATTTTAACAGATGATGGATATATTATAAACGATTTGTGTAAGTCTGGAATTAAACTGGATTCTCTTGGGGGAAAAAAGTTGCTAGAAAATATATTAAGCAATTTTGGCGTTGTCAGAGCCGAATATCCGACCCGCACTGATAGAAAAAGTTTTGTGCCAACGAAAGTGATTTTCATACATGGCTGTACAAATTGA